The sequence below is a genomic window from Pseudomonas cannabina.
TGTGTCCGCTGACGCTGCGTTGAAAGACCGAAGTGACAGTCGGGTTATGTTGATGGGATCGCTAGATTCGTTCACGGATGGCAGGGTAGCCGGCCACGGTTACCTCAAGCCAAAAAAACGAAATCTACCTGACCTCGTAGTTACAGAGCCTACTCTTCGCAGGGCGGCGATGATCCTTCAGAAAATAGCGAACCGTTTTCGCGACTATCAACATCGGGTTTCCGTCGCTTGTGTTCAGGTCGGGTACGCGCGCAAGGCTCTCGGTGAGGAAGAAGGCCGGCTAATACGCTCGGTATTTGAAACTAGCAATTGGGCACCCGCTCGGCCAACTCTGGTATTTATCGGTGAGCTAGCAATCGGCCTCACGATCTATGAGCAAACGGCCGACAAAGAGGTCGTCTATATCGACGGTAAGTACCTGCCTGTAAGCGAGGCTAGAAAGCTCAAGCCCGGACTATGGAGCGGAACCAGAGCTGCGCGCTACCGGGTGATTACTGACCGGGCTCCAACTAAACGACTCTGCCTCAGAGCATACAGCCCTTACGCTTTGGTCGATTGGACACAGACTTGGACGGAGCAAAATGCCAGCCTCTCGAAGCAGATCGATGAAATCATACATTCGTTGATTAGCAGCGCTACTTCCCTGGGCCCCAAACTTGCTGAGGCTCATCGAGAGGCAGATTTGGAGCGGAAACGTTGGGAGGAAGAGAGAAGAGTTGCTCGGCTGAAGAATCAGCGCTCACTAGTAATCAAAACTCGGAAAGATGCGTTACACGAGCTCCTAAGGAGACGCTGATTTATTCTAAAGCACAGCTGTTGCCCCCTGATAAATCAAGGCCTCCAGAGCGTTGCAGGGACGAAAAATCGAATAAATCAGCGGCTCCCTAAGCATCATCGAAAAGTGGAGCGCGGATAGTAAGGTTGAGGATTTTTTCGATGACATAATCAATCGTTCAACCGACCTGAGTGATGAGGCTCGATCTCAGCTCATTAATAAGGTTCAGGAAGCAAGAAACCTCATCGGTAGAGTGGACAGTGTCGATGCGCTCATGTCATGGGTATCTCCACCGCCGTTGCTGAGTGAATAACTGACGTCGGGCGTTATGCTAGGGAAGGGCGGTAAAGCCAATCTATGCTGTGATTGAGTCTTTGATTCTCATCACGGTTGTAGTTGAGCAGTCAGCGTGCCGGGCAGTGGCACGGATACCCAGCCCGGCCTTCAGCAACTCTTTCACGCGTTTGTGCAGATCGGCGTCGACCGGGCGGCCCTGATACTTGCCCTCGGCCTTCGCCTTCTCGATCCCCTGCGCCTGGCGTTCGCGTCGCTGCTCATAATCCTTGCGGGCAATTGCGGCCATCATCTCCACCAGCATCGAGTTGATTGCGCCCAGCATCCGTCCGGTGAACTCATCGCCTTTCGTGTCCTGCATCCCCTGGTGGCTGGTCGGCAGATCGAGTGCAACGATGCGCAACCCCTTGGAGTCAATCGCGGCTTTGAGCTTCTTCCAGTCATCCACCGGCAGGCGTGAGAGGCGGTCGATTGATTCCACCAGCAGCACATCACCCTTGCGCGCATCTTTGAGCAGGCGAAGCAGCTCCGGCCGGTCAGCAGCCGCTCCGCTGGCATTCTCCAGGTAGATGCTGGCGATTACCTTATTGTGGTCCGTAGCGAACTGCTCGAGCGATGCCCGTGCGCGGCCAGCGTCCTGCTCGTCGGTCGATGCTCTGAGGTATGCGCGGATGAACATGAAGTGCTTCCCGTATCAGTTTAGATGTCTCACTGATACTGTTGCACTTTGGGTGTAACATATCAAGCGAAAAGACCTAAGGAGACGCTGATTTATTCTAAAACCCAGCTGTTGCCCCCAGATAAATCAAGGCCTCCAGAGCGTTGCAGGGACGAAAAATCGAATAAATCAGCGCCTCCCTAATATGCGAAGATATGCTCGTATCAGCTCAGGCATACCTTTGTTTACACCGCGCTAAGCTTGCCCCGAGGTCCTAGCAAGGTGCCGAACGATTCGGTGTAGCTCTCTCGCATCTGTTTCGTGAAAATCTCGGTCAGCTCGACAACCTCTGGTCCGACCTCTTCGCCGCAGTGGATCACCGCGATAAATCGGCCCATGACGTCAGCGTTCAACTGCGCGCGCTCCCGCCATACATGGGGAGGCGTTTCGGCCTCCATGTTCTTGAAGATTACCGGTACCAGAGCCTGGCTTAGCGCTTCGATCAGTTCCGGCATATTGATATCGCTAATTTTCATCGCTTACCCCTGATAATTTGCATTGCCGGACGATTTCGCTGGAAGTCGCGCAGCATCATCTCGTAGGCACCCTTCATGCCCCGGCTTGCGCCATCGTCAGCCGCTTGCTTCTACTGCTGCGCCATGTTTCCGTCAGCGCCCCCCTGAAAGTAAAAGTTCTGTTCGATCGTTGGCATGCTTACCGACGCGGAAGAGCTGGACGCCTTGGATGTGGATGCAGTACTGCCGACATACCCGCCGTCGGCGTAGCCCTTCTTGTTGGCGTTCATGCGCTCCAGGAAATCACGCGCGCCGGGCTGGCTGACCACTTCTTTTTTCACGACAAACTCGCCGCCATGCACCACGCCTTTTTCTTCGTACTTGCCACCGATGCCAGTAAAGCCGCCATCCGAGAATTCGGTTTTGGAAATGGTCTGGCTTGATCCGGTCATGACACCCTGGCCGAGCGTGGATGCACCACCGGTCATGAATCCGAATGCAGTGCTCAGGAAGCCCGCGGCTGCCTGGCGCAACTGAATGCGGATGAGGTCGGAAACCACACCGTCGGCAAAGTCGCTGAATGACGCTTTGCCGGTCTTCACGAAGTTGATAACCGCGTCCTCCATGTTGCCGAAGGCACGGGTGAACAGTTGGTTTGTCTGTCCTGCGACGTTGCGCGACTGCTCCAGGTAGGTCTGCATTGCTGAACTCGCGCCCAGCGTCCAATCCTGCTCTGCCCGGTCGACGTCGGTGTAATACTGACGCTGCATCGCCAGTCGGCTTTGCAGTGCTGCGTTCAGTGCTGCGGTCTGCTTGGCGTACAGCTCCGGGGTGATCTTGTCTTCGTTGCGCTGCGCTGCGAGAGCATCCAGTTGCGACTGGTACTGCTCCTGAATGCCGAATTGCTCCTGCATCCTGGCGCGCTGCTGGTCGCCCATGACCAGCCCGGAAAGGCTGTTGTTCAGTCCGGTCCGGTCTTTGACGAGCTGGCTATTCAGATTCGCCTGAAAGGAAAACAGCTTTTGGGTTTCCTCGGTGGCCAGCTTGCGCAGTTCGTTTTCTTTCTCCAGCGCCGCGTTCTGCTTCTGCTGTGCGAGGTTCAGATCGGCCATAACCAGAACCTGCTTCTGCGCAGTAGTGAGCGTTTTCTTTTCCTTGAGCTGGGCGATCTCTGTTTCCAGTTCGACCAGCTTCTTCTGCTCGGCACCGATGGACCTGGTTGTGCCGTCCTGTATCAGCAACTCACGGCTTTGCTGCTGCAGGACCGCATAACGCTGCCTGGCGTCATCGAGTAGCTTCGTGCCGGCGTCCTCCTGGAAGGCCTTCGTCTTGCCGGCGTTCTTGTTGACCGTAGAGCTCCCTGTAAGAAGGGCGGCACCGGTCAGGGCCTGCTGTTTCGTCTGTGGCAGCAAAAGCAGGTTTGTGCCCTTGCTCAGAGTGAGCGCTTTGTCTATGACGCGCTGCATCTGGTTTATCTGCTTGTTGGCGCTGGCCTCGGCGGCCTTGGCTGCCTCTTCGTGACTCTTCTTGACCGCTGCAGTCGCGTCCTCTGCTGCCTGCTGCTGGGTGTACAAGGCGACAAGCTGGGCCTTAAGTGCGGCCTGCTGGACCTTGTCCGCCTCCTTGACCGCGCTTTCATACTTTCTCAGAAGGTCGGTTTGCTCGGCCACAATGCTGGATTGAGCGGCCTGCGCCTTGGTCAGCCCCATTTTCTGGGCCAGAAGGGCGGCTTCGGCCTTCGCGTTTGCACCGATCAGGTCGCGTGATTCAGTCAGTTTTGCAATGTACTTTTCCCACTCAGCGACTTGCGCCTTCGTCTGAGAGCCTGAACCGCTCTGACTTATCGTGAGATTCCCAGTGCTTTGCGATATTGCCTTCGTGGCTGCATCGACGGTGCCCAGCTTCGTGGCCAGGTCTGCGGCCGAGGCCGTATTCGTTTGTTGCGTCGCGGCCAGCTCGGCCAGCTTACGAATGAAGTCAGGGGTCGCGTTGCTGTTCGTCTGAATCCATTGCGTGACGCTGTCGAGGCTTCGCTTTCCTGATTCGACCTCGACAATCATGCTGCGGAACTGATCGGCAAACGGCCCGAGGGTGATGCCCCGTTCTACCTTGTAGGCGTAGTCGTCGAGGGCAGATGATGCCTTGTCCAACGCTGCTGCCTGCTGGTCGGCCCAGGTGATTTTTTGCAGGCGCTGCTGCTCAGCCGACAGGGCCTTGTATGCGCTTACCGTCTCGCTGACGGTGGCGTTATGGCTGATCAGTGACTTGGATGCATCGTCAGCTCGATCGCCGACGCTCAGGAATGAGTAGGCAACCGCGCCGGTCATGGCAATCAAGCCGACAGGCCCGGTCAGAAGCCCCAATAAGCCGCGTCCGGCAGCGCTCGCGACAAGCAGCGCCTTGCTGGCCGTCGTCACTGCCGCTGTGGCTGTCTCTGAGGCTCGTATGGCGGCATTGGCGGCCAAGGTGGTCTCAGCTACCCCCGCTGCTGCTGCAGACCTCACGACGTAGGCCTGCTGAATCTCGGCAGACGCAGCGGTCGTGGTGGCTGCCAACTGGATTTCGGCGGCCTGGATCTGCTTGATTATTTTGATTTCGTCGAGCCTCGCTACAGCCATTCTGTTGCGTGCTGCAGCTCGACCCTGTTCGGATATCTGGCTCGACAGCTTGGACACTTCAAGCTCGCGCTCGGCAACCAAAGCCGCTTGTACAGACCTCATATTGTTGAGTTCAGACTCCTGGCGCATCCTGTCTGCAGCCAGCTTTTGTTCTGCTGCTACCAGTTCGGCATTTGCCCGGGCGAGCGTGGCATTTGCGTCGGCCTGCTTTGACTGTGCACTCAGCACCGCCTGTTTCGCTGACTCCGCCTCAGCCTTGTTTGCAGTCAGCGTTGCAGCGGTAGCGCTGTAAAGCGCGGCGGCCTGCTGGATAGAAGCCTTGGTCGACAGTGCTAAATTGGCGATGGCCTGGCCCGTCGACAGAACCAGTCGACCGCCGATGATGTAGGCGAGCGTTTCCGCTGCATTCGACACCCGGGAAAGCATGAGGTAGGTGGCTGACGAGTCGCTGGTCAGCGCATCCATGGACTTGGAAGCGGCAACGAATGCAGATGATATGGTTGCGCTGACACCGCTGGCCTGGTCCATCTTGCCGACCAGCTGCGTGAACGAGTTGTCCAGCGCAGTGATGCTGTTGCCGATCGTCACGGCAGTCCTGGCGAAAAGCTGGTCGACGGCCTGCTGCTGAGCCTGGAGCGCCTTTACAACCGAGTCAGCCGTCAGAAGCCCAGCGGCACCGAGCGTGCGCAGCTCCCCGACGGTCTTACCCATGCCAGCCGCGATAGCCTGCGCCAATGCTGGGGCCTGCTCCATGACACTGTTCAGCTCTTCGCCTCGCAGTGTTCCGGATGCAAACGCCTGCCCGAGCTGCACCAACGCTGCGTTGGCCGACGATGCCGATGCGCCGGAGATGGCCAAGGTTTTGCTGATGGTACCGACGACGCCGGCAACACCTGCCCCGGTCAGTTTCAATTCTTTCTGGTTCGTCGCGATCCGCTGATACAGCTCGGCCGTGGCATTGAGCGGCTGATGGGAGCTTTGCGCGATATCGAACACAGCCTTTTGTGCCGTGGCCAGCTCACCAGCACCATCGGTCACCAGCTTCATGCGGTTCGTGAGGGTGCTGTAGGCCTCGGCTGCGTCGTAAAACGCTTTCGTGCTGACTGCCGCAACAAGCGGTCCAGCCAGGCCAGCGGCCGCCGATGACAGCGAGCGCACGCGCCTTTCGAGCGCTTGAACCTGGGCACCTGCTGACGCGGAATTGCGACCAGTGTCGCTCACTGCCTTGGAAGCTCCGGACAGTACCGGCCCGCTGCGCAGGCCTGCATCATTGAGGGCAATCAGGCCCCGGCGAAGATCGTCTACTTGCTGCTGTGCGCTCCGGCTGTCGACCTCAAGCGCTAAACGGGATGTAAGGGCCATCAGAAGCTCCTGAGCGCGACGTACAGTCCCGCTATGTGTTCTTGCGTAATTAAGCCGGCAGGCGCGTTGGCGACCAAGAAGTAGTCGAAAGATGGGTTGGTTTGCTGGATGTCAGTTTTGAGGTGTTTTAAAAGCATTGGCATAGGCCGTCATGAGCTCGGTGAGCGTCATCTCATGGGGTGGATGCCAACCGACAGCGTCCACTGATAGTTCGCCATGGCCTGATGAGCTAAGTCGTGATTTCATGCAGTGTTAACTGCTCCTGGTGCTCGTTTTGCTTAGGCGTGCACGCCAAGCACCGGCTTGTTTTCAGTCAACGCGATGAGCAAAGCACTCGCCTGAACGTTACCCTGGTCAGCTGCTGAACGAAGACGACTCCAGGCTGCTTTGACTTCTGCACGGGTTGGTTTGGCTTGTTGTCCACGCTGCTTACTGGTTGTTGACATGGATTGTTCCTCTGCTGGCTGGATGAAGCCTTACAGAGTCGACATTAGAGCTAATATGCGCATATAACCAGTATTTTTAGGGTGCACTTAGAGTGATACATAAAACGAGGCAGTAATAGACTAAAAGAACCCCAGAAAGCGGATGGGCGGTGAAATTTTGAAGGGCGTTTTTGTCGCAGTAAGTCGCCGATAGGCAAAGTGATACAGGGGTGAATTTTCGGCTCAGCGGTTCAGCCTCAGATTGAGGTTGGGCGAGGGCCGCCCTAATGGGAGAGAGTTGTTCCGCGCCACGAAACGACAGTACGTGAAATTGTGGCGCGAGATTCTATGAGCTTAGGGAGACGCTGAACAATTAACCCGTTCGCACCGTCCCCATTTCCAAGCCGGTTTTTTTCAACCTGCCGGCCTTATTTTACGTTTCTCGAGCAGATTTCTGCCCTCATTTTGCTGAAAGGCGGGCCAGTCCCGCCTTTCAGACGGATTTATCCTGCCGTCTGTTGTAAATACCGCTTGGCCAGCATCAGATTGGCCAACCCAAACAAACTGAACAACTGCGCTGTATTCTTTTCCAGCCCACGGTAGCGAACCTTGCGATGATTGAAGCGCACCTTGATTACCTGGAAGGGGTGCTCGACCTTGGCACGCAGTTGCGCCTTGGCATATTCAATTTTGCGCTTGACCCGATACAGCACGCTGCCTTCGCCGTGCTGCTTGTAACTGCTTGGCCGTTCTGCAATCGACCAGATAACGTCCCGTTCAGCATGCTCCGGTCGCTTGGCCGCACCGGTGTATCCAGCGTCACCCGAAACATAGGTTTCGTCACCGTGAAGCAACTGGCCAACCTGGGTGACATCCGCCACGTTAGCGGCCGTCCCTACTACGCTGTGCACCAGCCCCGACGTGGCGTCTACACCAATGTGGGCCTTCATCCCAAAGTGCCATTGATTGCCTTTCCTGGCCTGATGCATCTCAGGATCACGCTTGCCTTCTCGGTTCTTGACCGAGGGCGGCGCGGCGATCAGAGTAGCGTCGACGATAGTGCCTTCCTTGAGCAGCAGCCCCCGGCTGGCCAGATGCTGGTTAATCGTTTCAAACAGCAGCCGGGTTAGCTGATGGACTTCCA
It includes:
- a CDS encoding recombinase family protein; protein product: MFIRAYLRASTDEQDAGRARASLEQFATDHNKVIASIYLENASGAAADRPELLRLLKDARKGDVLLVESIDRLSRLPVDDWKKLKAAIDSKGLRIVALDLPTSHQGMQDTKGDEFTGRMLGAINSMLVEMMAAIARKDYEQRRERQAQGIEKAKAEGKYQGRPVDADLHKRVKELLKAGLGIRATARHADCSTTTVMRIKDSITA
- a CDS encoding phage tail tape measure protein, which produces MALTSRLALEVDSRSAQQQVDDLRRGLIALNDAGLRSGPVLSGASKAVSDTGRNSASAGAQVQALERRVRSLSSAAAGLAGPLVAAVSTKAFYDAAEAYSTLTNRMKLVTDGAGELATAQKAVFDIAQSSHQPLNATAELYQRIATNQKELKLTGAGVAGVVGTISKTLAISGASASSANAALVQLGQAFASGTLRGEELNSVMEQAPALAQAIAAGMGKTVGELRTLGAAGLLTADSVVKALQAQQQAVDQLFARTAVTIGNSITALDNSFTQLVGKMDQASGVSATISSAFVAASKSMDALTSDSSATYLMLSRVSNAAETLAYIIGGRLVLSTGQAIANLALSTKASIQQAAALYSATAATLTANKAEAESAKQAVLSAQSKQADANATLARANAELVAAEQKLAADRMRQESELNNMRSVQAALVAERELEVSKLSSQISEQGRAAARNRMAVARLDEIKIIKQIQAAEIQLAATTTAASAEIQQAYVVRSAAAAGVAETTLAANAAIRASETATAAVTTASKALLVASAAGRGLLGLLTGPVGLIAMTGAVAYSFLSVGDRADDASKSLISHNATVSETVSAYKALSAEQQRLQKITWADQQAAALDKASSALDDYAYKVERGITLGPFADQFRSMIVEVESGKRSLDSVTQWIQTNSNATPDFIRKLAELAATQQTNTASAADLATKLGTVDAATKAISQSTGNLTISQSGSGSQTKAQVAEWEKYIAKLTESRDLIGANAKAEAALLAQKMGLTKAQAAQSSIVAEQTDLLRKYESAVKEADKVQQAALKAQLVALYTQQQAAEDATAAVKKSHEEAAKAAEASANKQINQMQRVIDKALTLSKGTNLLLLPQTKQQALTGAALLTGSSTVNKNAGKTKAFQEDAGTKLLDDARQRYAVLQQQSRELLIQDGTTRSIGAEQKKLVELETEIAQLKEKKTLTTAQKQVLVMADLNLAQQKQNAALEKENELRKLATEETQKLFSFQANLNSQLVKDRTGLNNSLSGLVMGDQQRARMQEQFGIQEQYQSQLDALAAQRNEDKITPELYAKQTAALNAALQSRLAMQRQYYTDVDRAEQDWTLGASSAMQTYLEQSRNVAGQTNQLFTRAFGNMEDAVINFVKTGKASFSDFADGVVSDLIRIQLRQAAAGFLSTAFGFMTGGASTLGQGVMTGSSQTISKTEFSDGGFTGIGGKYEEKGVVHGGEFVVKKEVVSQPGARDFLERMNANKKGYADGGYVGSTASTSKASSSSASVSMPTIEQNFYFQGGADGNMAQQ
- a CDS encoding IS5 family transposase; translated protein: MQKTFSELEYTGKKKQTRRDRFLADLEQLVPWALLEAQVAPFYSNTAGKRGRPAIGVSRMLRMYVVQQCFGFSDEGCEDAVYDSQAIRGFMSIDLGRESAPDATTLLRFRRLLEVHQLTRLLFETINQHLASRGLLLKEGTIVDATLIAAPPSVKNREGKRDPEMHQARKGNQWHFGMKAHIGVDATSGLVHSVVGTAANVADVTQVGQLLHGDETYVSGDAGYTGAAKRPEHAERDVIWSIAERPSSYKQHGEGSVLYRVKRKIEYAKAQLRAKVEHPFQVIKVRFNHRKVRYRGLEKNTAQLFSLFGLANLMLAKRYLQQTAG